In the genome of Kitasatospora cathayae, one region contains:
- a CDS encoding GNAT family N-acetyltransferase has protein sequence MVPVRLTGPRLAIREYHHTPEELDALHALYGDPEVTRYLPFEPRDRETCADQIELYLEEAMAEERDTYRLAVVRREDAEDPEDALPIAHASLTLGKYRSAYLGYVLSRPVWGRGYAGEIAGLLCELSFDRLGLHRLVARVDVDNTASAKVLTKLGFQLEGRARHDLYKGGVWSDSYQYSLLADEWTGPIAAPQGG, from the coding sequence ATGGTCCCCGTACGCCTCACCGGCCCCAGGCTCGCCATCCGCGAGTACCACCACACCCCGGAGGAGCTGGACGCGCTGCACGCGCTGTACGGCGATCCGGAGGTGACCCGCTACCTCCCCTTCGAACCGCGCGACCGCGAGACCTGCGCCGACCAGATCGAGCTCTACCTGGAGGAGGCGATGGCCGAGGAGCGGGACACCTACCGGCTCGCCGTCGTCCGCCGCGAGGACGCCGAGGACCCGGAGGACGCGCTGCCGATCGCGCACGCCAGCCTCACCCTCGGCAAGTACCGTTCCGCGTACCTCGGTTACGTGCTGAGCCGCCCGGTGTGGGGCCGCGGCTACGCGGGCGAGATCGCCGGACTGCTCTGCGAGCTCTCCTTCGACCGGCTCGGCCTGCACCGGCTGGTCGCCCGGGTCGACGTGGACAACACCGCCTCGGCCAAGGTGCTCACCAAGCTCGGCTTCCAGCTGGAGGGGCGGGCCCGGCACGACCTGTACAAGGGCGGCGTCTGGTCCGACTCGTACCAGTACTCGCTGCTCGCCGACGAGTGGACCGGGCCGATCGCCGCACCCCAGGGGGGTTAA
- a CDS encoding PP2C family protein-serine/threonine phosphatase — translation MLPLVASGRQVGSCLITFAAEHAFSREDRTLYSAFADLLAQSLERARLYDTHHHRAGELQRAMLPRTPPRLPGIACAARYLPSTEGMRIGGDRYDLLKLPDGRIGLVIGDVQGHNAEATAVMCELRSGLRAYATDGHDPAATLTRTSRLPAELDTEPFATRLYLTLDPADGGLTAARAGHPAPVRIAADVTAVELELPPVP, via the coding sequence GTGCTGCCCCTGGTCGCCTCCGGCCGGCAGGTCGGCTCCTGCCTGATCACCTTCGCCGCCGAGCACGCCTTCAGCCGCGAGGACCGCACCCTCTACTCGGCCTTCGCCGACCTCCTCGCGCAGTCCCTGGAGCGGGCCCGGCTGTACGACACCCATCACCACCGGGCCGGCGAGCTGCAGCGCGCGATGCTGCCGCGCACCCCGCCCCGGCTGCCCGGGATCGCCTGCGCCGCCCGCTACCTGCCGAGCACGGAGGGCATGCGGATCGGCGGCGACCGGTACGACCTGCTGAAGCTCCCGGACGGCCGGATCGGGCTGGTGATCGGCGACGTGCAGGGCCACAACGCCGAGGCGACCGCGGTGATGTGCGAGCTGCGCAGCGGTCTGCGGGCGTACGCGACGGACGGTCACGACCCGGCCGCCACGCTGACCCGGACCAGCCGGCTGCCGGCCGAGCTGGACACCGAGCCGTTCGCGACCCGCCTGTACCTGACCCTGGACCCGGCCGACGGCGGCCTGACCGCGGCCCGGGCCGGGCACCCGGCGCCGGTGCGGATCGCCGCCGACGTCACGGCCGTCGAGCTGGAGCTGCCGCCCGTTCCGTGA
- a CDS encoding alpha/beta fold hydrolase, which yields MNGTITPRTQYLDVPGGRLAYDDTRQGDGLPVVLLPGMLDSRRAYRHLHPLLTATGRRVITMDPRGFGESSIAWDDYSPSAVAIDVLALLDHLGIERAVLVGQSYTGATVVKLAGDAPRRVAGIALIDAFVEHRANVLMKGVMVVMGAAMVQWPGVWGYYLRKMAFPGPRPADLDGYVDGLVAALRTPGRKSATRGQVTGDSAPIGWSAAVRCPALVLMGSKDPDFPEPEAVADLQAEKLGARKVMIEGSGHYPMADNPQAVADALLPFLAELT from the coding sequence ATGAACGGCACCATCACCCCGCGCACCCAGTACCTCGACGTCCCCGGCGGCCGGCTCGCGTACGACGACACCCGGCAGGGCGACGGCCTCCCCGTCGTCCTGCTCCCCGGGATGCTCGACTCCCGCCGCGCCTACCGGCACCTGCACCCGCTGCTCACCGCGACCGGACGCCGGGTCATCACCATGGACCCGCGTGGCTTCGGCGAGTCCTCGATCGCCTGGGACGACTACAGCCCGTCCGCCGTCGCCATCGACGTCCTCGCCCTGCTCGACCACCTCGGCATCGAGCGGGCGGTCCTGGTCGGGCAGTCCTACACCGGGGCGACGGTCGTCAAGCTCGCCGGCGACGCACCCCGGCGGGTCGCCGGGATCGCGCTCATCGACGCCTTCGTCGAGCACCGGGCGAACGTCCTCATGAAGGGCGTCATGGTCGTCATGGGTGCCGCGATGGTCCAGTGGCCGGGCGTCTGGGGCTACTACCTGCGCAAGATGGCCTTCCCCGGCCCCCGGCCCGCCGACCTCGACGGCTACGTGGACGGGCTGGTCGCAGCCCTGCGCACCCCCGGCCGCAAGTCCGCCACCCGCGGCCAGGTCACCGGCGACTCCGCACCGATCGGCTGGAGCGCGGCCGTCCGCTGCCCCGCCCTCGTGCTGATGGGCAGCAAGGACCCCGACTTCCCCGAGCCGGAGGCCGTCGCCGACCTCCAGGCCGAGAAGCTCGGCGCACGGAAGGTGATGATCGAGGGGTCCGGGCACTACCCGATGGCCGACAACCCGCAGGCCGTCGCCGATGCCCTGCTGCCCTTCCTCGCCGAACTCACCTGA
- a CDS encoding M23 family metallopeptidase, with the protein MASTHTPAHPAGPAAGTQLLDHPGPNGSEPRDAGPADPFVPETEANRHRMPRQARGASPLLGVTAVAATLGATGFASATPAAAPAVEAPDETPVALAADPGLALAARIQQQADSQRTAAEESARVQAAQEAAAKAAAKEAEAKHAAEEAERAKAAALTLPVKDYSLSAHYGQSARYWAHLHTGLDFAADTGTPVHAVGQGTITSAGWSGAYGYRIVETLPDGTEIWYCHLSSIIQGSGQVTSGQQIGKVGATGNVTGPHLHLEVRPGGGAPVDPETWLQQHGLNP; encoded by the coding sequence GTGGCGTCGACGCACACCCCGGCACACCCGGCCGGCCCCGCAGCCGGTACCCAGCTCCTCGACCACCCCGGCCCGAACGGCTCCGAGCCCCGCGACGCCGGGCCCGCCGACCCGTTCGTCCCGGAGACCGAGGCCAACCGCCACCGGATGCCGCGTCAGGCCCGTGGGGCCTCCCCGCTGCTCGGCGTCACCGCCGTCGCCGCCACCCTGGGCGCCACCGGCTTCGCCTCCGCGACCCCGGCCGCCGCACCCGCCGTCGAGGCTCCGGACGAGACCCCGGTCGCCCTGGCCGCCGACCCCGGCCTCGCGCTCGCCGCCCGCATCCAGCAGCAGGCCGACAGCCAGCGCACCGCCGCCGAGGAGAGCGCCCGGGTGCAGGCCGCCCAGGAGGCGGCGGCCAAGGCCGCCGCCAAGGAGGCCGAGGCCAAGCACGCCGCCGAGGAGGCCGAGCGGGCCAAGGCCGCCGCCCTCACCCTGCCGGTGAAGGACTACAGCCTCTCCGCCCACTACGGCCAGAGCGCCCGCTACTGGGCCCATCTGCACACCGGCCTGGACTTCGCCGCCGACACCGGCACCCCGGTCCACGCGGTCGGCCAGGGCACCATCACCTCGGCCGGCTGGTCCGGCGCGTACGGCTACCGGATCGTCGAGACCCTGCCCGACGGCACCGAGATCTGGTACTGCCACCTGTCCTCGATCATCCAGGGCTCCGGCCAGGTCACCTCCGGCCAGCAGATCGGCAAGGTCGGCGCGACCGGCAACGTCACCGGCCCGCACCTGCACCTGGAGGTCCGCCCCGGCGGCGGCGCCCCGGTCGACCCGGAGACCTGGCTCCAGCAGCACGGCCTCAACCCGTAA
- a CDS encoding TetR/AcrR family transcriptional regulator: MPRVGLTPDQVVDHALALIDDQGADALALASVAARAGVAAPSLYKHVSGGLAELRRLIAVRVTEELADRLAEAAVGRSGDDAITAVLCAYQAYATEHPHRYTALPQAPQPDDDLTRAATRLVGVIVAVLRGYGLDGPEVIHAARTVRSLAHGFAALTIAGAFQLSEDLATTHARLITTLTTGLRTWPNAE; encoded by the coding sequence ATGCCACGCGTAGGACTGACCCCCGACCAGGTCGTCGACCACGCCCTCGCCCTCATCGACGACCAGGGCGCCGACGCCCTCGCCCTCGCCTCCGTCGCCGCCCGCGCGGGAGTCGCCGCCCCCTCGCTGTACAAGCACGTCAGCGGCGGCCTCGCCGAACTGCGCAGGCTCATCGCCGTCCGGGTCACCGAGGAGCTCGCCGACCGGCTCGCGGAGGCCGCGGTCGGCCGCAGCGGGGACGACGCGATCACCGCCGTCCTGTGCGCCTACCAGGCCTACGCCACCGAACACCCACACCGCTACACCGCCCTCCCCCAGGCCCCCCAACCCGACGACGACCTCACCCGCGCGGCCACCCGCCTCGTCGGCGTCATCGTCGCCGTCCTCCGCGGGTACGGCCTCGACGGCCCCGAGGTGATCCACGCCGCCCGCACCGTCCGCTCCCTCGCCCACGGCTTCGCCGCCCTCACCATCGCCGGGGCCTTCCAACTCTCCGAAGACCTCGCCACCACCCACGCCCGCCTCATCACCACCCTCACCACGGGCCTCCGGACGTGGCCCAACGCGGAGTAG
- a CDS encoding YiaA/YiaB family inner membrane protein, with protein sequence MSAPMQSRTTAAYYVQAVLSFTLSATALAAGIAYLPVGGWTRAFLGIGLLYTVTSSFTLAKVVRDRQESSDTVARVDQARLEKLLSEHDPFKVDGV encoded by the coding sequence ATGAGCGCACCGATGCAGTCACGGACCACGGCCGCGTACTACGTCCAGGCCGTCCTCTCCTTCACCCTCTCCGCCACGGCCCTCGCCGCCGGGATCGCCTACCTGCCGGTCGGGGGATGGACCCGGGCCTTCCTCGGGATCGGCCTCCTCTACACCGTCACCTCCTCGTTCACGCTGGCCAAGGTGGTCCGGGACCGGCAGGAGTCGTCGGACACCGTCGCCCGGGTCGACCAGGCCCGACTGGAGAAGCTGCTCAGCGAGCACGACCCGTTCAAGGTCGACGGGGTCTGA